In Atribacterota bacterium, a single genomic region encodes these proteins:
- a CDS encoding dihydroorotate dehydrogenase-like protein, giving the protein MVDLRVNYMGLKLKNPLVIASSPLGENIERMRLLEENGAAAVVLPSFFEEQAIQSELSYSLLYEKDGYRKYLDYYFDVARNKLTPEKYMSFIKEAKSKVNIPVIGSLNGISVGGWINNAIAMEEAGADALELNIYFLPTDPEMDGRQIEEHYLKLVDEITGSVAIPVAVKIHPYLSSIPNMSSKLVHAGASALVFFNRFYQPDIDLEKMKIEPMIKLSTSEELLLRIRWTAILFSKIETDIAITGGIHATEDVIKSIMAGAKVTMIASVLLERGIGYLQSLLVEIEKWLENNKYQSLQEIHGIMSHRTTPQAALWERANYLKVLDSYRQG; this is encoded by the coding sequence ATGGTTGATTTACGGGTAAACTATATGGGTCTGAAATTAAAAAACCCTCTTGTTATTGCTTCCTCTCCCCTGGGAGAGAACATTGAAAGGATGAGGTTATTAGAAGAGAATGGAGCTGCAGCTGTTGTATTGCCTTCGTTTTTTGAAGAACAAGCAATTCAGAGTGAGCTCAGCTATTCCTTATTATATGAAAAGGATGGTTATCGTAAATATCTCGATTACTATTTTGACGTAGCTCGTAACAAGTTAACTCCTGAAAAATATATGAGTTTTATTAAAGAGGCTAAGAGTAAAGTAAATATACCTGTAATCGGAAGTCTTAATGGCATCTCAGTCGGTGGTTGGATAAATAATGCTATTGCGATGGAAGAAGCCGGTGCCGATGCCTTAGAATTAAATATTTATTTTCTGCCGACCGATCCTGAAATGGATGGTCGTCAAATAGAAGAACATTATCTAAAACTGGTTGATGAAATTACCGGAAGTGTTGCTATACCCGTAGCTGTGAAGATTCATCCCTATCTTAGTTCCATACCAAATATGAGTAGCAAATTAGTACATGCTGGTGCCAGTGCCCTGGTATTCTTTAATCGTTTTTATCAGCCTGATATTGACCTGGAAAAGATGAAAATCGAACCAATGATTAAGTTAAGTACCTCTGAAGAATTATTGCTAAGAATAAGATGGACAGCAATTTTATTTAGCAAAATTGAGACAGACATTGCTATTACTGGAGGAATACATGCTACAGAGGATGTTATCAAAAGTATCATGGCTGGTGCTAAGGTAACCATGATTGCTTCTGTATTACTGGAAAGAGGAATTGGTTATCTCCAGTCTTTATTGGTAGAGATAGAAAAATGGTTGGAAAATAACAAATATCAGTCATTACAAGAGATTCATGGCATTATGAGTCATAGAACAACTCCTCAGGCAGCTCTCTGGGAGAGGGCTAACTATTTGAAAGTACTTGATTCTTACCGCCAGGGATAA
- a CDS encoding serine protease: protein MFRGSLLRNSNKRKLLIKILIIVFLMFISPYYISLAATDVREAIVKVYTVSNYPDYYNPWSMQGPRASSGSGCIIEHNLILTNAHVVSNQTFLQVRKYGDTQRYRAQVAAVSHLTDLALLTVEESEFFIGTPALSFGELPETQQEVMVYGFPIGGDMLSITKGVISRIEHQPYVHSSSVFLAGQIDAAINPGNSGGPVLVDDKIVGVVMQGISSAQNIGYMVPIPVIRHFFADLEDGTLDGYPSLGISIQDMENEGLRRYYQMEDGISGVLINQIVPGSPADGNLEIGDVLLSVEDFSIGNDGTVEFRLNERTHLNYVIQQKQIGEDLNLTILREGEKIERRANLFRSLIKDRLVPMEQYETLPTYYIYGGLVFCPLTKDLLNIWGAQWYQSAPRELVCCILNNIPEREDQQVVVLLKALAADVNQGYQNIGNWVVDRVNGEKIWNMRDLVERIESCEEPFIILEDQYNRQVVINRAQAQDSHQEILEIYRILSDRSEDLR from the coding sequence ATGTTTAGAGGAAGTTTATTAAGAAATAGTAATAAGAGAAAACTGCTCATTAAGATATTGATTATTGTTTTTTTAATGTTTATTTCGCCATACTATATTTCTCTGGCGGCTACAGATGTTCGTGAGGCCATTGTTAAGGTTTATACGGTTAGCAATTATCCGGATTATTACAATCCTTGGAGTATGCAGGGACCACGAGCCAGTTCTGGTTCAGGATGTATAATAGAACATAATCTAATTTTGACTAATGCCCATGTGGTAAGTAATCAAACTTTTCTGCAAGTGCGAAAATATGGAGATACACAACGGTATCGGGCACAAGTGGCGGCTGTTTCTCATTTAACTGATTTAGCCTTATTAACTGTAGAAGAATCCGAATTTTTTATCGGAACACCGGCTCTATCTTTTGGTGAACTACCAGAAACACAACAGGAAGTAATGGTTTATGGATTTCCCATAGGTGGGGATATGTTAAGCATTACTAAAGGAGTGATTTCCCGTATTGAACATCAACCCTATGTACACAGTTCCTCTGTTTTTTTAGCGGGACAAATTGATGCAGCAATTAATCCTGGTAATAGCGGTGGTCCGGTATTAGTAGATGATAAAATTGTGGGAGTGGTAATGCAGGGAATTTCCTCTGCTCAGAATATTGGTTATATGGTGCCTATTCCTGTTATTCGCCATTTCTTTGCTGATTTAGAAGATGGTACTCTGGATGGATACCCCAGTTTGGGTATAAGTATACAGGATATGGAGAATGAAGGTTTAAGAAGATACTATCAAATGGAGGATGGCATAAGCGGAGTTCTCATTAACCAGATTGTTCCTGGTTCTCCAGCTGATGGTAATTTAGAAATTGGCGATGTATTGCTTTCAGTTGAAGATTTTTCCATTGGCAATGATGGAACTGTCGAATTTCGCCTTAATGAAAGAACGCACTTAAATTATGTTATTCAACAAAAGCAGATTGGCGAAGATCTAAACTTAACTATTTTGCGGGAAGGAGAAAAAATAGAAAGAAGAGCTAATCTCTTTCGTTCATTAATTAAAGATCGTCTAGTACCTATGGAACAATATGAAACTCTTCCCACTTATTATATATATGGTGGTTTGGTATTCTGCCCCTTAACTAAAGATTTATTGAATATTTGGGGTGCACAATGGTATCAATCTGCTCCCAGAGAGCTAGTATGTTGTATCTTAAATAATATTCCCGAAAGAGAAGACCAACAGGTTGTAGTTTTATTAAAAGCACTGGCTGCAGATGTGAACCAGGGTTATCAAAATATAGGTAACTGGGTAGTGGATCGGGTAAATGGGGAAAAAATATGGAATATGCGGGATCTGGTTGAAAGAATTGAGAGTTGTGAGGAACCATTTATTATTCTGGAAGATCAATACAATAGGCAAGTAGTTATTAACAGAGCTCAGGCACAAGACAGCCATCAAGAAATCTTAGAAATTTATCGAATATTATCTGATCGTTCGGAAGATTTGAGGTAA
- a CDS encoding sigma-70 family RNA polymerase sigma factor, which produces MKKERELSEIVNSIKYQIRAIIRKININYQYIDSDDLYQEILLYLWQEKEKGQLKDKNDSYILQGCYYYLKNYIRKNLKTVTEYPNKVYPDREALSREIKDETKLINKYGNNYILDEYLYLDEFSKELSIKEKVLLDFRMKGLTDREIAKELGISHTMVSKMRRKIRQKYQFYYE; this is translated from the coding sequence ATGAAAAAAGAAAGAGAACTAAGCGAAATAGTTAATAGCATAAAATACCAGATTAGAGCTATTATTCGGAAGATAAATATCAATTATCAGTATATAGATAGTGATGATCTGTACCAAGAAATCCTATTATACTTGTGGCAAGAGAAAGAAAAGGGACAGTTAAAAGATAAAAATGATAGTTATATCTTACAGGGTTGTTATTATTATCTAAAAAATTATATCAGAAAAAACCTTAAAACTGTAACTGAATATCCGAATAAAGTTTATCCCGATCGTGAAGCACTAAGTCGGGAAATAAAGGATGAAACAAAACTAATAAACAAGTATGGCAATAATTATATCTTGGATGAGTATTTATACTTGGATGAATTTAGCAAAGAATTATCTATAAAAGAGAAGGTATTGCTGGATTTCCGTATGAAAGGCCTTACTGATCGCGAAATTGCCAAAGAGCTTGGTATTTCACATACTATGGTTTCAAAAATGCGCAGAAAGATAAGGCAGAAGTACCAGTTCTATTACGAATAA